The Proteus sp. ZN5 genome includes the window AAAAAGGTAATGTCCTCGTATTTAAAGGCGAATTTTTTTTAGATGAACAAGGTTTACCTACAGCAAAAAGCACTGCGGCATTCAATATGTTTAAGCATTTAGCTCATGTGTTATCTGATAAATACCATTTAGAATAAGTCATCTTTGTGATTATTTTTTATTTAATCACGAAAATAAATTGAGTTACTCTTTATCGATAACAAAAAAGAGACTTTGCTTGCCAGTTATTGCATTTATACAGGTGCCAATAACTGGCATAATTAAACAAAAAATAAGAATGAAAATTCAGTTTAAACATAATGCGGATTTTCTGTCACATCTCAACTCGTGATTACACTTACCTATCAATACAATCAGTAATATCAATTATTTTTATTCCCTGTTTACGGCTATATTGAAGCCTCCTAGAAAGAGGAAATATTTACCCTGTTGTTGTTATAAGCAATATCAATTATTTCTTTGATTGCCAGTGAAATCTTCACTGGCTTTTTTTTTGTTTTATCGAAATAAACGCTTTTAAAATAAAAGATTAGAATATTTATTGGAAAGGTTTGGGAATAGTGGTGGCAAGGAAAGATGATATCAGCAATAACCCTATCGCTGATATCATTTATGGCGTACTTATTGGCTT containing:
- a CDS encoding YciN family protein, which encodes MSTQTTPITTEMLLEKANKIICEHEDYIHGMRADSVEQKGNVLVFKGEFFLDEQGLPTAKSTAAFNMFKHLAHVLSDKYHLE